A single window of Rubripirellula lacrimiformis DNA harbors:
- a CDS encoding alginate export family protein gives MSNSKRRFTGLLIAAMAAAGMQHSAPLMAQVTSAINADTVLSDPDAVGSQIAVTEVADPHQVTSLVMDSEVAPVGFDSCLLPNRASACDQAGDGCSCLAGCDEIGGCDACGCASATAKPAATKAGCADSHKGVFYANDFSYLKDPCNQSECFGDCLKLMPVAGGKLGTLDVGGQLRLRYHHEAGMGRQAGRSGFQDTKNDFLLSRLRVYNNWKINNDVRVYAEGIFADATANSAYIPRPIDRNSADILNLFVDLQLTDNASVRIGRQELLFGSQRVVSPLDWANTRRTFEGVRGTIQVGDWTIDPFFTNLVPVTAFDFDEADYDQSFYGVYASGKGFGGHNTDLYYLGYDNDIQGAPVTTNFELHTFGGRVNGKLANGPLMFDVEGAYQTGKQQGLGLDHRAGFFTAGLGYQFKDVAWKPTLWTYYDYASGNDAGGSFNRYNQLFPLAHKYLGFIDAAARSNISSPNALLTMSPSKKMKLLAWYYYLGADEKGDVIPGVAVPSNQNLVDDDFGNELDLVASYTIGPRSDILFGYSHLWRGDKIIGTNDADFFYSQYTLNF, from the coding sequence ATGTCCAATTCAAAACGTAGGTTCACAGGGCTGCTAATCGCGGCCATGGCTGCTGCAGGAATGCAGCACTCGGCGCCACTGATGGCCCAGGTCACCAGCGCGATCAACGCCGACACAGTGCTGTCAGATCCCGACGCGGTTGGATCGCAGATAGCGGTCACCGAGGTCGCTGATCCCCATCAGGTCACGTCGCTGGTGATGGACAGCGAAGTGGCGCCCGTTGGCTTTGATTCCTGCCTGTTGCCCAACCGTGCCAGCGCATGCGATCAGGCCGGTGACGGTTGCAGTTGCCTAGCGGGATGCGACGAAATCGGCGGCTGTGATGCCTGTGGTTGTGCCTCGGCGACCGCGAAACCAGCCGCGACGAAAGCAGGCTGTGCTGATTCGCATAAGGGTGTGTTCTATGCAAACGATTTCAGCTATCTGAAAGACCCGTGCAATCAAAGCGAGTGTTTCGGCGACTGCTTGAAGTTGATGCCCGTTGCCGGTGGCAAGCTTGGCACGCTTGATGTTGGCGGCCAACTGCGGCTGCGATATCACCACGAAGCGGGCATGGGCCGACAGGCTGGCCGGTCAGGATTCCAGGACACGAAAAACGACTTTTTGTTGTCGCGTTTACGGGTCTACAACAACTGGAAGATCAACAATGACGTGCGGGTCTATGCCGAAGGTATCTTCGCGGACGCTACCGCCAACAGCGCCTACATCCCTCGCCCGATCGATCGCAACTCTGCCGATATCCTGAACCTATTCGTCGATCTGCAATTGACCGACAACGCCTCGGTTCGCATCGGTCGGCAAGAGTTGTTGTTTGGATCGCAGCGTGTTGTGTCGCCGCTGGATTGGGCCAACACTCGGCGTACCTTCGAAGGCGTCCGAGGAACCATCCAAGTCGGCGACTGGACCATCGACCCGTTCTTTACCAACCTGGTCCCCGTCACCGCTTTTGATTTTGATGAAGCCGACTATGACCAGTCGTTCTACGGAGTCTATGCATCGGGCAAAGGTTTCGGCGGACACAACACCGACTTGTATTACCTCGGATACGACAACGACATCCAAGGTGCTCCGGTCACCACCAATTTCGAGTTGCACACCTTTGGCGGCCGAGTGAACGGCAAACTAGCCAATGGACCGCTAATGTTCGATGTCGAAGGAGCCTATCAGACGGGCAAACAACAGGGCCTTGGTCTTGACCATCGGGCCGGATTCTTTACCGCCGGTCTGGGATACCAATTCAAGGACGTCGCCTGGAAACCCACGTTGTGGACGTACTACGATTACGCTTCGGGCAATGATGCCGGTGGTTCATTCAACCGATACAACCAACTGTTCCCGTTGGCTCACAAGTATCTCGGCTTCATCGATGCCGCCGCGCGTTCGAACATCTCGTCGCCAAACGCTCTGTTGACGATGTCGCCTTCGAAGAAGATGAAACTTCTGGCTTGGTACTACTACCTAGGCGCCGACGAAAAAGGGGACGTGATCCCAGGCGTGGCCGTTCCATCCAACCAGAATCTGGTCGACGACGACTTCGGCAACGAATTGGACTTGGTCGCCAGTTACACGATTGGACCGCGGTCAGATATCCTGTTCGGCTACTCGCACCTTTGGCGTGGCGACAAGATCATCGGCACCAACGATGCTGATTTCTTCTATTCGCAGTACACGCTGAATTTCTAA